From Zingiber officinale cultivar Zhangliang chromosome 5B, Zo_v1.1, whole genome shotgun sequence, the proteins below share one genomic window:
- the LOC121985416 gene encoding protein NRT1/ PTR FAMILY 4.3-like has protein sequence MTDIQSSRKDSEASVDWRGKPCMPNKHGGMRAAFFVLGIQAFEIMAIAAVGNNLITYVFNEMHFSLSKSANIVTNFVGTIFLLSLLGGFLSDSYLGSFWTMLIFGFVELSGFMLLSVQAHLPQLRPASCSMKSPTTEHCEEAKGFKATVFFVALYLVALGSGCLKPNMISHGADQFSKDDPVQSKKLSTYFNTAYFSFCVGELIALTLLIWVQTRSGMDVGFGVSAGAMAIGLGIMISGAVFYRNKRPQGSIFTPIARVLVAAFSKRKQICPSSSEPHISMNSGRPYIDKFRFLDKACLKSEDGSNTKESKWRLCTVWEVEQVKIIMSVVPIFACTIIFNTILAQLQTFSVQQGSGMDTKLSDSFHVPPASLQAIPYIMLIALVPIYETCFVPLARKFTRTDAGITPLQRIGVGLFTVTLSMVAAAVIEKKRRDTYLESNKILSIFWIAPQFLIFGFSEMFTAVGLIEFFYKQSLAGMQSFLTAMTYCSYSFGFYLSSLLVSLVNNITSTSSTKGWLSDNDLNKDRLDLFYWLLAALSLVNFFIYLFCSNWYSTSSPSPSPSTTTDENTRTDFTSSKHIRAEEIL, from the exons ATGACGGACATTCAAAGTTCAAGAAAGGATTCTGAAGCCTCTGTCGATTGGAGAGGCAAACCTTGCATGCCTAACAAGCATGGTGGCATGAGAGCTGCCTTCTTTGTTCtag GGATTCAAGCATTTGAGATCATGGCAATTGCTGCAGTTGGGAACAACCTCATCACCTATGTGTTCAACGAGATGCATTTTTCGTTGTCCAAGTCGGCGAATATAGTGACCAACTTTGTAGGGACTATCTTCCTCCTGTCTCTGCTCGGTGGCTTCCTCTCGGATTCCTATCTAGGAAGCTTCTGGACCATGCTGATATTTGGATTTGTGGAGCTCTCA GGATTCATGTTGCTGTCGGTGCAAGCTCATCTTCCACAGCTGAGGCCGGCCTCATGCAGCATGAAGTCGCCGACGACGGAGCATTGCGAGGAGGCAAAGGGGTTTAAGGCCACTGTCTTCTTTGTTGCCCTCTACTTGGTGGCCTTAGGAAGTGGGTGTCTGAAGCCCAACATGATCTCACATGGAGCTGACCAATTCAGCAAAGATGATCCCGTTCAGTCGAAGAAGCTTTCAACTTATTTCAATACAGCCTACTTCAGCTTCTGTGTAGGGGAGCTCATTGCCCTCACTCTCCTCATTTGGGTACAGACAAGGTCAGGGATGGATGTGGGGTTTGGTGTCTCAGCCGGTGCCATGGCCATCGGGCTCGGTATCATGATCTCCGGCGCCGTCTTCTACCGGAACAAACGCCCACAAGGCAGCATCTTTACACCAATAGCAAGG GTCCTTGTAGCTGCATTCAGCAAGAGAAAGCAAATTTGCCCTTCGAGTTCTGAACCACATATATCGATGAATTCTGGTCGTCCATATATCGATAAGTTCAG GTTCTTGGACAAGGCGTGTCTCAAAAGTGAAGATGGAAGTAACACGAAGGAGAGCAAATGGAGGTTGTGCACAGTATGGGAAGTGGAGCAAGTTAAGATCATCATGTCGGTGGTTCCGATTTTCGCCTGCACGATCATCTTCAACACGATCTTGGCACAGCTGCAGACCTTCTCTGTGCAGCAAGGAAGTGGCATGGACACCAAATTGAGTGACTCATTCCATGTGCCCCCTGCATCACTCCAAGCCATCCCCTACATCATGCTCATTGCACTCGTGCCCATCTACGAGACGTGCTTCGTTCCTCTAGCTCGAAAGTTCACCCGAACTGACGCCGGGATCACTCCCCTGCAGCGCATCGGGGTCGGGCTATTCACAGTGACATTATCCATGGTGGCTGCAGCTGTGATTGAGAAGAAGAGGAGGGACACATATCTGGAGTCCAACAAAATACTCTCCATATTCTGGATTGCCCCCCAGTTCCTAATCTTCGGCTTCTCAGAGATGTTCACGGCGGTCGGGCTCATCGAATTCTTCTACAAGCAGTCATTGGCCGGCATGCAGTCCTTCTTGACAGCCATGACCTACTGCTCCTACTCATTTGGGTTCTACTTGAGCTCCCTGCTCGTCTCGCTTGTGAACAACATTACATCAACCTCTTCCACCAAAGGTTGGCTAAGCGACAACGACCTCAACAAAGATAGGCTGGACCTCTTCTATTGGCTCCTTGCTGCCCTCAGCCTTGTCAATTTCTTCATCTACTTATTCTGCTCCAATTGGtattctacttcttctccatctccatctccatctACTACCACCGACGAGAACACCCGCACCGACTTCACTTCCTCTAAGCACATTCGAGCTGAAGAAATCCTGTAA